A genomic stretch from Pararhizobium sp. IMCC21322 includes:
- a CDS encoding TRAP transporter substrate-binding protein, which yields MKLRKPLNEIESLERRNFMKLAAVGSFTVAAVVGAAGTMWSSEAIAQTAKEESDRERAADHVMTIATAYVMTADRSYPIMQLDFKENIQNATNGKVYVKLAPGGQLGAGGALVQKVQGGTIQAAQHSLSNFVPFAPVVDLINMPYLCGSNQRFVNLVNSDHWKTTVNPLVEAKGFKPLYYVVIDPRVVAVRKGGKGPVKTPSDLEGVKFRVPGSKMLQQYYRMVGANPTPVAWGETPSAIKQGVADALDPSVGALYVFGFKDILSHVTFTRAVPDSQVYSCNAEWFNALPADVQEGIEFASEITSQQNLAKVPAARNFAMAELRKSGVEFYSPTSDELAQWEAAGGYQRSEWDGFKTELAGSMGAFDSMVEAAGTQGRNYVHDA from the coding sequence ATGAAATTGAGAAAACCACTCAACGAGATTGAGTCGCTTGAGCGACGTAACTTCATGAAACTGGCCGCTGTTGGCAGTTTCACAGTTGCGGCGGTTGTTGGTGCTGCAGGGACCATGTGGTCCTCTGAAGCTATTGCGCAGACCGCAAAAGAAGAGTCTGATCGCGAGCGCGCTGCAGACCACGTTATGACAATCGCGACTGCTTACGTGATGACTGCTGATCGCAGCTATCCGATCATGCAGCTTGATTTCAAGGAAAACATCCAGAACGCCACCAACGGAAAAGTCTACGTCAAACTGGCCCCAGGTGGTCAGCTTGGTGCCGGCGGTGCCTTGGTGCAAAAAGTACAGGGCGGTACCATTCAAGCGGCTCAGCATTCCCTGTCCAACTTTGTACCATTCGCGCCAGTGGTTGATTTGATCAACATGCCTTATTTGTGTGGCTCAAATCAGCGCTTTGTAAATCTGGTGAACTCCGATCACTGGAAGACCACTGTGAATCCACTGGTCGAAGCCAAAGGCTTTAAGCCACTTTACTATGTGGTGATTGATCCACGGGTTGTGGCTGTACGCAAAGGCGGCAAAGGCCCCGTCAAAACACCATCAGATCTTGAAGGTGTGAAGTTCCGCGTGCCTGGCTCCAAAATGCTTCAGCAATATTACCGCATGGTTGGCGCAAATCCAACGCCGGTTGCCTGGGGTGAAACACCGTCTGCGATCAAGCAGGGTGTGGCAGATGCACTCGATCCATCGGTTGGTGCGCTGTATGTCTTCGGCTTCAAGGACATTTTGAGCCACGTGACCTTTACACGTGCCGTACCTGACAGTCAGGTCTATTCCTGTAATGCTGAATGGTTCAATGCATTGCCTGCAGATGTTCAGGAAGGCATTGAATTTGCCTCTGAAATCACATCTCAGCAGAACCTTGCCAAAGTGCCTGCAGCACGCAACTTCGCCATGGCGGAACTCAGAAAATCCGGCGTGGAATTCTATTCTCCAACGTCTGATGAGTTGGCGCAATGGGAAGCTGCCGGTGGCTATCAGCGCAGCGAATGGGACGGCTTCAAAACCGAACTGGCCGGTTCAATGGGTGCCTTCGACAGTATGGTCGAAGCGGCTGGAACCCAAGGAAGAAACTACGTCCACGACGCCTAG
- a CDS encoding LacI family DNA-binding transcriptional regulator, whose amino-acid sequence MNASNLPTLDDVARLAGVSTATVSRCLNLPDQVRHTTKTRVQAAIAELGYTPHFGGMALASNRTNTVGAIIPTMENAIFARGLQVLQEELSLSGITLLVATSLYDPEKEAEQIRALLARGVDGLILIGHERPQETYQFLTDRRVPFLLMWTSMTDSPYCNVGFDNHRAAYDMAMHVIMRGHRQIAMIGGETKGNDRARERIKGVSNAMKQNGLTLQPPYLVETEYTIDEGRAAAKTLLALDTPPTAIICGNDVQAAGALKAVHQAGLKVPDDVSVVGFDDIDLAEAVEPGLTTVHVPHRRMGREAARLIMQMARNRAPVESIRIDTSIVERSSLRDIS is encoded by the coding sequence ATGAACGCCAGTAATCTGCCAACGCTTGATGATGTCGCCCGCCTAGCCGGCGTATCGACTGCAACAGTATCCCGTTGCCTGAATTTGCCGGATCAGGTCCGCCACACAACAAAAACGCGTGTGCAGGCGGCCATCGCAGAACTGGGCTACACGCCGCATTTTGGCGGCATGGCCCTGGCGTCCAACCGCACAAATACGGTGGGCGCCATCATTCCAACCATGGAAAATGCGATTTTTGCGCGAGGCCTGCAGGTTCTTCAGGAAGAACTGTCTCTGTCCGGCATCACGTTACTGGTCGCAACATCCCTTTATGACCCCGAAAAAGAAGCCGAACAGATCAGAGCCTTGTTAGCGCGCGGCGTGGACGGCTTGATACTGATTGGTCATGAACGCCCACAGGAAACCTACCAGTTCCTGACAGACAGACGCGTTCCCTTTCTTCTAATGTGGACCTCAATGACCGATTCTCCATACTGCAATGTGGGTTTTGACAATCACCGGGCGGCCTATGATATGGCGATGCATGTCATCATGCGCGGCCATCGACAAATCGCCATGATTGGCGGTGAGACCAAAGGCAATGACCGGGCACGCGAACGCATCAAGGGCGTGTCCAATGCCATGAAACAAAACGGTCTGACATTGCAGCCGCCTTATCTGGTCGAGACTGAATATACAATTGATGAAGGCAGGGCCGCAGCAAAAACGCTTCTTGCGCTGGACACGCCGCCAACCGCCATCATCTGTGGCAATGATGTACAGGCGGCAGGTGCCCTGAAAGCGGTGCATCAGGCCGGACTGAAAGTTCCTGATGATGTATCGGTCGTCGGCTTTGACGATATTGATCTGGCCGAAGCTGTTGAACCAGGCCTGACCACCGTCCACGTGCCGCACCGCCGCATGGGACGGGAAGCGGCGCGGTTAATCATGCAAATGGCGCGGAACAGAGCACCGGTTGAAAGCATCCGCATTGACACAAGTATTGTAGAACGGTCATCACTGCGTGATATTTCCTGA
- a CDS encoding rhodanese-like domain-containing protein — MKTAKDYLEAANSSVTRVNAEEGIAIHKAGDTVFVDVRDSSDIESSGTIAGALRISRGFIEFAADPETQFHNKAMQKDAKIALVCGAGGQAALAGKTLQDMGYTSVVNVGGIGDWKDAGGPMES; from the coding sequence ATGAAAACTGCAAAAGACTATCTTGAAGCTGCAAACAGTTCCGTCACCCGCGTCAACGCCGAAGAAGGCATCGCAATCCACAAGGCCGGCGACACTGTTTTTGTTGATGTGCGCGATTCCAGTGACATCGAAAGCAGCGGAACCATAGCGGGTGCCTTGCGCATTTCGCGCGGATTTATTGAATTTGCCGCCGATCCGGAAACGCAATTCCACAATAAGGCAATGCAGAAAGATGCCAAAATCGCACTTGTCTGTGGCGCAGGCGGCCAGGCGGCCCTTGCAGGCAAAACCCTGCAGGATATGGGTTACACATCCGTTGTGAATGTGGGCGGCATTGGTGACTGGAAAGATGCTGGCGGCCCAATGGAAAGCTGA
- a CDS encoding curlin, translated as MTRATLKTTLAALTIATAAALTATPSIAGGSISVSLTPQDAEQEKAMRAGLTIFGIVNGIKNGGHIGQNGNGNTAGLGQNGSGNLGIVHQEGNGHNGTVQQNGNNNAHGLFQFGENTDGHVAQNGNGETGATFQFGW; from the coding sequence ATGACCCGCGCAACACTGAAAACCACACTCGCAGCCCTGACAATTGCAACCGCCGCTGCTCTGACAGCAACACCATCCATCGCCGGTGGTTCAATCTCCGTATCGTTGACACCGCAAGATGCGGAACAGGAAAAGGCCATGCGTGCCGGCCTGACGATCTTCGGCATTGTCAATGGCATCAAGAATGGCGGCCATATCGGCCAGAACGGAAATGGCAATACGGCTGGACTTGGCCAGAATGGCAGCGGAAATCTGGGCATTGTTCATCAGGAAGGTAACGGCCACAATGGAACAGTTCAGCAGAATGGCAACAACAATGCTCACGGCTTGTTCCAGTTTGGTGAAAACACCGATGGCCATGTTGCCCAGAACGGCAATGGCGAAACAGGCGCAACTTTTCAGTTCGGATGGTAA
- a CDS encoding CDGSH iron-sulfur domain-containing protein, translating to MTSHPKIKPITNGPLMVTDLPNLRDADGLPMEAGDKMALCRCGLSANKPFCDGSHNGGEFSSASDTANIRNTPVTYEGAVEGTDVTVHYTPVLCSHAAECVKASEAIFDPTRKPWVKPEQGKMADLLAAVSNCPSGALRLEVLKTDPQHMVNGDVEVAVERNGPYRVKNVALDAVFNGSGASQTKFVLCRCGHSKNKPFCDGSHRDAAWDDGSGT from the coding sequence ATGACATCACACCCCAAAATTAAGCCAATCACCAACGGCCCTCTCATGGTTACAGACCTACCCAATCTGCGCGATGCTGACGGTCTCCCAATGGAGGCTGGTGACAAGATGGCGCTGTGCCGGTGCGGCTTGTCGGCGAATAAACCATTCTGCGACGGCTCTCACAATGGTGGGGAATTTTCCAGCGCCTCCGATACAGCAAATATCCGCAACACGCCGGTAACTTATGAAGGCGCTGTTGAAGGCACGGACGTGACGGTACACTACACGCCGGTGCTGTGTTCTCATGCCGCTGAATGCGTAAAGGCGTCCGAAGCGATCTTTGACCCGACCCGCAAACCATGGGTGAAACCCGAGCAGGGCAAAATGGCCGACCTTCTGGCTGCTGTGTCCAATTGTCCATCTGGCGCATTACGCCTTGAAGTTCTCAAAACTGACCCGCAGCATATGGTGAATGGCGATGTTGAAGTTGCTGTCGAACGCAACGGCCCATACCGCGTTAAAAACGTGGCCCTTGATGCCGTGTTCAACGGCTCAGGTGCAAGCCAGACAAAGTTTGTGCTGTGTCGCTGCGGACACTCGAAAAACAAACCGTTTTGTGACGGATCACACCGCGATGCGGCATGGGATGACGGGTCTGGCACCTAA
- a CDS encoding NADP-dependent oxidoreductase yields the protein MKAALIQDYSAPVVIAQIAKPDLKDDTVLIEVHAASVNPIDNILRAGYLKDLMPLTFLHVMGYDVSGEVVEIGKNVQSVKIGDAVFARPNQDDAGAIAEFARVKESELAIKPANLSHTDAASVPLAGLTAWQALITKGNLKKGQKVLIHAGSGGVGTYAIQIAKHFGAYVATTTSAKNADLVQSLGADLVIDYKT from the coding sequence ATGAAAGCCGCATTAATCCAAGACTATTCTGCTCCGGTCGTAATTGCCCAGATTGCAAAGCCGGATCTGAAAGACGACACGGTTCTGATTGAAGTGCACGCCGCCAGCGTAAACCCGATCGATAATATCTTGCGAGCGGGCTATCTGAAAGATCTCATGCCACTGACCTTCCTCCATGTGATGGGTTATGATGTATCGGGCGAGGTGGTCGAGATCGGCAAGAATGTTCAAAGCGTCAAAATTGGCGATGCTGTCTTTGCACGTCCAAATCAGGATGACGCTGGCGCGATTGCCGAATTTGCACGCGTGAAAGAAAGCGAACTGGCGATCAAACCAGCGAATCTAAGCCATACAGACGCCGCCTCTGTCCCGTTAGCAGGTCTGACTGCATGGCAGGCGCTGATAACCAAGGGCAATCTCAAAAAAGGCCAGAAGGTCCTGATCCATGCAGGTTCCGGCGGGGTTGGCACGTATGCCATCCAGATCGCCAAGCATTTTGGTGCCTATGTCGCCACGACCACAAGTGCGAAGAACGCAGACCTTGTTCAAAGCCTGGGCGCCGATCTGGTCATCGACTACAAGACCTGA
- a CDS encoding zinc-binding dehydrogenase, whose product MLDMLGGETMANSFKVLKKGGTLVSIKGEDTEGLAAKYGVRFEWFFMSPDGEMLTKLGALISDGIVKPVIDSVFPMDQAAVAYDQLATRRTVGKIVIAVK is encoded by the coding sequence GTGTTGGATATGTTGGGCGGCGAGACGATGGCAAACTCGTTCAAGGTGCTCAAGAAGGGCGGCACTCTGGTGTCGATCAAGGGCGAGGACACGGAAGGACTTGCTGCTAAATACGGCGTCCGGTTCGAGTGGTTTTTCATGTCACCCGACGGGGAAATGTTGACAAAACTTGGTGCGTTAATCAGCGACGGTATCGTCAAGCCCGTCATTGATAGTGTCTTTCCAATGGATCAGGCCGCCGTGGCATATGATCAATTGGCCACCAGGCGCACCGTTGGCAAGATCGTGATTGCTGTCAAATAA
- a CDS encoding GbsR/MarR family transcriptional regulator, producing the protein MVKLADIRTDFIEKVGQIAQGEALPKIAGRVFGLLMFDGKPVSFGDMAKELQVSRGSISSSVRLLEDRGVIKRMGMPGERQDYFQLAEQPFVGLLENAQKRIERARQDIETTVADLPAEANAVRSRLETYADFYRTLGKGLGHALADQSDNDGA; encoded by the coding sequence ATGGTTAAGCTTGCAGATATCCGAACCGACTTCATTGAAAAAGTTGGACAGATCGCCCAGGGCGAAGCACTGCCCAAAATCGCTGGACGCGTGTTCGGCCTTCTGATGTTCGATGGCAAACCTGTATCCTTTGGCGACATGGCAAAGGAACTCCAGGTGAGCCGAGGCAGCATCAGTTCCAGCGTCAGGCTTCTGGAAGACCGTGGCGTGATCAAACGTATGGGAATGCCAGGGGAACGGCAGGATTATTTTCAACTCGCCGAGCAGCCCTTTGTCGGGCTTTTGGAGAACGCACAGAAACGCATTGAACGTGCAAGGCAGGATATTGAAACAACAGTTGCGGATTTGCCGGCCGAGGCCAACGCTGTTCGAAGTCGTCTCGAAACCTATGCCGATTTTTACCGGACGCTCGGCAAAGGGCTTGGCCACGCTCTTGCCGACCAGTCTGATAACGACGGGGCATGA
- a CDS encoding efflux RND transporter periplasmic adaptor subunit, with product MTEDKEQKQERQTLTFESDEGASRSIWIAAVILIAIVAWMGSGFLLPSKVQTGDQAKTSEPQPVAVTVRTSIAESVTLYFQAEGQAQPDRDTALRAESSGDVAEVLVNKGDDVLQGDIIARLTTNRVQADLRREIEARDSAQREFDNANELRDRGVATVDRVTEARAALAAAEADVAAAQEALESTNIVAPFTGRIETLSLDEGEYISAGSDVGRIVDNQPLTVALQVPQQALNRIRNGQTAEVNFITGEEREGSVTFVSTSASAETRTFLAEIEVPNSDGAIPAGISAEISIPTGTEKAHFVTPSVVSLSPDGVTGVKSVEDNKVVFYEIQVVRAEVDGIWVTGLPDTAQIIIIGQGFVREGEAIKAQPERAESPAQELAREAGE from the coding sequence ATGACTGAAGATAAAGAACAAAAACAAGAGCGTCAGACGCTGACATTTGAAAGCGACGAGGGTGCATCACGCTCCATCTGGATTGCGGCGGTCATTCTGATCGCCATCGTCGCATGGATGGGCAGCGGCTTTCTCCTGCCATCGAAAGTTCAGACCGGGGATCAGGCAAAGACATCAGAGCCACAACCGGTTGCCGTTACCGTTCGCACATCAATCGCAGAATCCGTCACGCTTTATTTCCAGGCTGAAGGGCAGGCTCAACCGGATCGCGACACCGCCCTTCGTGCCGAATCGTCAGGCGACGTGGCAGAAGTTCTGGTGAACAAGGGGGATGATGTGTTGCAGGGCGACATCATCGCCCGTCTGACCACCAACCGGGTGCAGGCGGACCTTCGCCGCGAGATTGAGGCAAGGGATAGTGCCCAACGTGAATTCGACAACGCCAATGAACTGCGAGACCGTGGCGTTGCCACAGTTGATCGCGTGACCGAGGCACGGGCGGCTCTTGCGGCAGCAGAAGCTGACGTTGCAGCGGCGCAGGAAGCACTTGAGAGCACAAATATCGTAGCGCCGTTTACCGGGCGCATCGAGACGCTTTCATTGGATGAGGGTGAATATATATCCGCCGGAAGCGACGTGGGGCGGATCGTGGACAATCAGCCGCTAACTGTCGCCTTGCAGGTTCCGCAACAGGCGCTCAATCGCATCAGGAACGGCCAGACAGCTGAAGTCAACTTCATCACCGGAGAGGAACGGGAAGGTAGTGTCACCTTCGTCAGCACATCCGCATCCGCCGAAACCCGCACCTTCCTGGCAGAAATCGAAGTGCCAAACTCGGATGGCGCAATCCCGGCAGGTATTTCTGCGGAAATCAGCATTCCGACAGGCACTGAGAAAGCGCATTTCGTAACGCCCTCGGTGGTCTCACTAAGCCCCGACGGGGTCACCGGGGTGAAATCCGTTGAAGACAATAAAGTCGTCTTCTACGAAATACAGGTCGTGCGCGCCGAAGTTGATGGCATCTGGGTTACAGGCCTGCCCGATACAGCACAGATCATTATCATCGGGCAGGGTTTCGTGCGCGAAGGCGAGGCCATCAAGGCTCAGCCGGAGAGAGCCGAAAGCCCGGCACAGGAACTGGCGCGGGAGGCCGGCGAATGA